One Ancylobacter novellus DSM 506 genomic window, CGAGATGGCGAGGCAATAGGGGCCGGGAGCCGCGTCGCCGAGCGGGGCGAAGGTGTTCTCCTCGATCAGGTCGTAGATGGCGACGGCCCGCTCGTGCTCGACGTCGATGTTGGAGCGGCCGATGGAGGCGCCATCCAGCGTCACCGCGCAGAGGCGGCGCGAAGCGGCGTGCGGGTCCTTGTCAGGATCCTGGCCCTCCGCCATTGCGCGCCGTCAGAGGTTGAGCCGGATGGCGACCGAGCGGGCATGTGCGCTCAGGCCTTCCGCCTCGCCGAGCGCGATCGCCGCTGGCCCCAGCGCGCGAAGCTGCTCCGGCCCGCATTTCAGGATCGAGGTCCGCTTCATGAAATCGAGCACGCTCAGCCCCGAGGAGAAGCGGGCCGAGCGGGCGGTCGGCAGCACATGGTTGGAGCCGCCGACATAGTCGCCGATGGCTTCCGGCGTGTGGGCGCCGAGGAAGATCGCCCCAGCATGGTGGATGCGTTCCGCCAGCGCCTCGGCGTCGGCCGCCATGATCTCGAGGTGCTCGGGCGCGATGCGGTCGGCGAGCGCCGGCGCCTCGTCGAGGCTCTTGAGCTTGATCACCGCGCCGAACTCGGCCCAGCTCGCCGCGGCGATGTCGCGGCGTGGCAGCATCGTCAGCTGACGCTCCACCGCGTAGACCACAGCGTCAGCGAGCGCGGCATCGTCAGTCATCAGAATCGACTGGGCGGCGGTGTCGTGCTCGGCCTGCGCCAGGAGATCGGCGGCGATCCAGTCCGGGTTCTGCGCGCCGTCGGCGATCACCAGCACCTCGGAGGGGCCGGCGACCATGTCGATGCCGACCGTGCCGAAGACATGGCGCTTGGCCGCCGCGACATAAGCGTTGCCCGGCCCGACGATCTTGGCGACAGGCGCGATCGTCTGCGTCCCATAGGCGAGCGCCGCCACCGCCTGCGCCCCGCCGACGCGGTAGACCTCGTCGACCCCGGCGAGCTTCGCCGCCGCCAGCACCAGCGGATTGATCTGCCCATCCGGCGCCGGCACCACCATGACGACGCGCTTCACGCCGGCGACCTTGGCCGGCACGGCGTTCATCAGCACAGAGGAAGGATAGGCCGCCGTGCCGCCCGGCACATAAAGCCCGACCGCGTCGACCGCGGTCCAGCGATGGCCGAGCTCGACGCCGGCGGCGTCGACATAGCGACCGCTCTCCGGGAGCTGGCGCTGGTGATGGGAACGGATGCGCTCATGCGCGAAGGCTAGCGCCTCGCGCGCCGCCGGATCGGCCGCCTTCTCGGCGGCGTCGATCTCCGTGTCGGTGACGCGGATGCCGAGCGCGCCGAGGTCGACGCGGTCGAACTGCCGGGAGAAGTCGATCAGCGCATCATCGCCACGCGCACGCACGTCGTCGATGATCCGCGCCACCGCCTGCGCCACGTCCTGCGACACCTCGCGCTTGGTGCCGAGGAAGGCCGTGAAGCGCGCTTTGAATTCGGGCGAGGCGGTATCGAGGCGGAGCGGCATGTCGGGTCCTGCGGGCACGGGAACGGCGCGCAGCGTGCGACGCCATCAGACCGTCCTATCGCAACCGGGCACGCTTTGCACAAGAGGGCACCGGATCGGCGCCGCCGCGCCGCTCACTCCACGTCGTGGCAGGGCGTGCCCTTGGCGTCCCAGGCGGGACCGAGATCCTCGAGGCCCGCTTCCATGCATTCGACGTCGAGCTGCACTTCGCCGCCGCCGGAGAACAGGAAGGTGACGGTGCCGGACGGCGCGTCGATCTCGTCGAACTTCAACGCCAGCAGGTTCAGGACGCCCTGCTTCTTCGTGAGGTCGATGCCGCGCACCCGCGCGTTCAGCACCCGCTCGAAGCGGAGCCCCGAGCGCCGTCGCACGCAAGGCGTAGCGGCTGCCACCGGGGCTGCCGCGAAAGCAAGGCCCGGCCCGGCGGGGAACGTGTCGATATCCGCCATCGCCTCCGCCTGGATCGCCTTCTCCCAATCGAAGCGGTTGGCGAGCAGCACGAAGCGGTGCTCCTTCGGCAGGAAGGTCATCTCGCCCACCGAGACCACCGCATCCTGCAGATGCACCGAGAGGACCGCGAGGTCCTCTGCGTCGAGCGCAATCAGCTTGAGACCGGCCATTTTCGTCACTCCGCAGTCATCTGCCGCCCAGATGGCGCTGCGACAGGCGGACGGCAAGGGGCGGAAAAGAACTTAGGAGACCTTGTCGAAATCAGTATCGCGGGACGCCCGTGCGCCCCGCGGTTCTTTCTCGTCTCGATCGCCGCTCAGCCGGCCAGCCGCTCGATCTCGGCGCCGCAGGCGGAGAGCTTCTCCTCCAGCCGCTCGAAACCGCGGTCGAGATGGTAGACGCGGTGGATCATGCTCTCG contains:
- the hisD gene encoding histidinol dehydrogenase, which gives rise to MPLRLDTASPEFKARFTAFLGTKREVSQDVAQAVARIIDDVRARGDDALIDFSRQFDRVDLGALGIRVTDTEIDAAEKAADPAAREALAFAHERIRSHHQRQLPESGRYVDAAGVELGHRWTAVDAVGLYVPGGTAAYPSSVLMNAVPAKVAGVKRVVMVVPAPDGQINPLVLAAAKLAGVDEVYRVGGAQAVAALAYGTQTIAPVAKIVGPGNAYVAAAKRHVFGTVGIDMVAGPSEVLVIADGAQNPDWIAADLLAQAEHDTAAQSILMTDDAALADAVVYAVERQLTMLPRRDIAAASWAEFGAVIKLKSLDEAPALADRIAPEHLEIMAADAEALAERIHHAGAIFLGAHTPEAIGDYVGGSNHVLPTARSARFSSGLSVLDFMKRTSILKCGPEQLRALGPAAIALGEAEGLSAHARSVAIRLNL
- a CDS encoding DUF2948 family protein; this translates as MAGLKLIALDAEDLAVLSVHLQDAVVSVGEMTFLPKEHRFVLLANRFDWEKAIQAEAMADIDTFPAGPGLAFAAAPVAAATPCVRRRSGLRFERVLNARVRGIDLTKKQGVLNLLALKFDEIDAPSGTVTFLFSGGGEVQLDVECMEAGLEDLGPAWDAKGTPCHDVE